GAATTTTGCTGACGATCGCGCAAGCAATCTCTTCTGGTGTTTGCTCGCTAGTAATGGGAATATGGAGATCGGCTTGAGCATAAAGGGGGATCCTCTGTTCGAGTAGGGATTGTAACTTGGAGCCGGGATCTGGTTGTTGCAGTAAAGGTCGAGTGTTATCACCTGCTAGACGTTCAAGTAAAATTTCTCTGGGGGCATCCAGCCAAACAATTAAGCCGTGGTGAAGATAACTCCAGTTTTTTCGCCGCAAGATAATCCCACCACCCGTGGCGATCGCACTTTTGGTGTATGCACTTAATTCTTCGAGAACTTTACTTTCTAAGTCACGAAATTTTTTTTCTCCCTCGACGGCGAAAATTTCGTTGATTGTTTTACCTACTACTCGTTCGATTAAAACGTCTGTATCAAAAAATCGGTAGCCTAGCTGTTTGGCTAATACTTGACCTACTGTTGTTTTTCCTGTTCCCATCATGCCGATGATGAACACATTGAGTCCTTGTAATAAATTTGTCATTTTTTTTGGTAAATTTTTTTTGCCCAAAATACCATTTTTTCTCGAGCATACTCGATTCAATAAGTCAAGAAAATTTCCAGCTCGATCGAGTTACTTGGTTCTTGGCGAGACATAAATCCTCATTTATCTTACTTTTTGAGTACAAATGCTTAGGCAAAATTAGGAAAATTAGTTTATTTTTTAATAAACATTTAACAATTTTCTTATTTGACCTTAGTGCGAAAAAACACGGAATTAGCTATCCTGGGAACAACAGAAGCTTTACAAAAACTTTATATAATGTTGATGTAAAGTGAGTAAATAGGCGAAAAACCGATAATCGATCGGGTTTTCCAGCCACTAAACCAGTCACGGAAGCTGGGTTAAGTGAAAATACTGAAAGTCTGTGAGCGATCGACAATCCTGGAAATCTAAAATGGGGGTGAAATGAGGATGAAAACAATGAACCTAATCCGCGATGTAGTTAGACAAGCGCTCGAAACTGGATATTTGACTATCGAAGCAGAAGAGCAACTACGACAGATGTTAAAGATGAAATATGGTTCAGAAGATTTAGAAGCTTTTATGGACTTGCAGCAAGCAGCAATGGCTGGTTTAGTCAAGCAACAATCCCGCGAGTATTTATTTAGCTGTAAATAACTAAGACTGGGAGCGATCGGGCTTGTTTCATGGTTCTAACTCATCTTCATCAAAGCCCCAGTCTTCCTCATCTATCTTTTTTTCCGGTACCGACTCGTAAGTATTTTCGCGTAAAGGTGGAGTAATCACCCGATACTTGGCATCGACTATTTGCTGTTCGCCAGGAGTGGAACTTGTTTGCTCTTTGTCTCGATAGCTATAAGAGTAGACTGAACCAGTACGAGAAATATTTTGGGGTTGTCGCTTAACTTCATAAAAGCGAGCATCAGCTTGAGAAGTTTTGAACGAGGTGGGATTTGTAGGTTGAGCAGGAGGTTCTTCGAGATCCCAATCATCATTATCGTCAATCCAATCCGAATCAGTGTTAGTTTGAGGAGGTGGCGATGGTGGTGGCATAGAATTAGGTTCAGCCCCACGAGATCCGGAGACAGTAGTTTCTCTCCTGGGAGAGCGAGGTGAAGGGGGTTCTTCGGACTTAATTTCTCTAAACCCAGCATCATTTTTGTATCTCGGACGATAATTAAGAACTTGTAAGCAAGCACTAGTTAAGATCCCAGCGATCGCAAACAGTAAAATCCACACCGCTAAAGGTAATGCTACCGTCTGAGTACCAAAAAATACTAACGGCAACACAGGCGACCAATTTTGCAGGAGAAAAACGATTATTCCTCCTAAAATTAATAGAGTTAGCACAAGCTGGATCGCAGACATAGATATTTCTCCTGGTTGGGGATTGGGATTTAATAACTGATAACTGATTAACCCTGCCAACGCTGAAAAGGTATACAATCGATATCGAGTCGCTCCAAAGCTCGCGCCACCACAAAATCCACCAAATCTTCGATCGTTTGCGGGTTATGATACCAAGCAGGGATAGCAGGAACAATTTTTACACCAACTTCTGCTAGAGAAGTCAAATTGCGTAAGTGAATCAAACTTAAGGGAGTTTCGCGGGGAACGAGAACTAACTTACCTCCTTCTTTAATTTGAACATCAGCAGCTCGTTCGAGCAAATCGCTGCTTAAGCCAGCAGCAATTTTGGCTACTGTACTCATGCTACAAGGAATGACAAGCATCCCCAAAGTACGAAAAGATCCACTAGCGACATTTGCTCCTACATTTCCCCAACGATGACAATTCAATTTTCCCCCATTTTCTACTGCTGCTTGCTGCCGCCAAAATTGTTCTTGTTCGTCAGGATCGGGTGGCATCCGAATGTTTTGTTCGGCTTGCCAAACTAAATAAGCAGCTTTAGAAGCGACTAACTCAATGTGGTAGTCTGCCTCTAAAAGATATTTCAAAGCACGAACGGCGTAAATTAAACCGCTTGCGCCGCTAATACCGAGAATGAGGGGTTTAGGCATTTTTTGTTGGTTACTGGTTATTTGTGGTTTATGTAGCGGTACAGACGCAACTAGGTACATCTGTACAGCCAATTAAAAGCGATCGATAAGTCAATCTTCTTCCCAATCTTCAAAGTTAGCATTGCTACCGCCTCGGACAGTTACGAGGTCAATTTGCTGACGATAGTAGTCAACGCTTTTAACTTCTACTTCCACGCGATCGCCTAAACGATAAGCTGTACGATTTTTTCGTCCTACGAGACAAGCGTAGCGAGAACGGTATTCGTACCAATCATCTTTGAGGGAACTAACGTGAACCAAACCCTCGACTAAATGGTCTTCGATTTCGACAAAGAAACCGTAGGATTGAACGCCAGTAATTAATCCGGAGAAAATATGACCCGTACATTCTTTCATGCGTTCGGCTTTTTTTAATCCTTCGAGGTCTTTTTCCGCGTCATGGGCTTCTTTTTCGCAGTCATTGAGATGAGGAATAACTGACCACAATTGTTCTGCTAACTCGTCTTGAACCTCAGTGGGTAAAATATTCCAGTTGATGCGATCGTGACAGGTACTACTGCCCAAGTTTACGCCTTCTTTGGTGCGACTATGACGGCGATCGCGTCCTTTCTCAAATAAAGCGTGTAAAACTCGCTGGATTAACAAATCCGCATAACGTTGTCCGGGAGATACGCACCTGGTGTAACCGCCTTCATATGCTAAACCGAAATGGAAACTAGGTTTTTTGCTGTAGATGACTGGTTTTAGCGTTAATTTGAGCAAATGATTGAGAACTTTGCGAACGCTGGATTTAGCAAATTGTTGGGTAAAGCGCTGATAATCTTGAGGAGAAACTTCTTCTTCATTTTCTAGTTGTAGATCCAAGTGCAGATTATTGCCTAACTTAATCAAATCTTCCAATTCTTCTAAATCTGGTTCCGACTGATGGCAATAGATTCCTGGTAACTCTAGACTGGTGAGATGATTGCCGACAGCGCGGTTGACCAAAACGATCGCATCTGTCAGTAGAGATTGAACTGGTAAAGAAGAAGAAGTAGCGATCGCGCCTAATCTGCCTTCATCTTTATACAATGAGGGAATATTTTCCGAATCGATTTCAAACGAACCCCGTTGTTGTCGTCGAGCTTTGATTACTGGACTCAAGTTAAAAAACAGTTCGTTGAGCATTTTTACGGCTGAAGACAGTTCATCTTCCACATCTTCTTGACGACCGAGTAACGACTGTGCTTGTTTATAACTAATTTGACGATCTACACAGATAATACTGGGTTTGATATCAAACTCCGTTACCTGACCCGCGCGATCGATAATTAAAAACACCGATAGCGTTAAACGATCTTCTCCGGGAATTAAGGAACAACAATGCCCTACTCCTGGAGGAAATAAAGGTACTATTTTATCCAAGAGATTAATCGCCGTACCTCGCTTTCTTGCCTCGCGGTCTAGTTCAGAATTTGGTTTAATGTAGTAAGCTACGTCAGTAATGTGAATCCCTAGCTCCCAATTACCACGATCGGTTTTCTCTAAAGTAAAAGCATTTTCAATCCACTGTCCAGTGGCTGAATCTAAATCTAAATTGGGTTCGAGGGTCAATGTCAACCGTTTGCGTAAGTCGAGACGAGACTTAGTTTCACTTTTTGACCATTCGCCGGACAAAACTTCCGCAGCTTGAATAACTTTTTCAGGAAAGCTTTGGGGTAAATCGTGCTTACAACAAACAATATCTGTATCTGCTGCTTCCTCTGCATCTGTACCCAAAATTCGAGTTACTTTTCCTAATGGTAAATTTTGTGCCAGAGGATAGCGAAGCACTTCCACATGAACTAAATGATCTACTGCTTGGCGTAGTCTTTCTTCTTCTTGTCTGAGAATCAGTTCAAACAAAAGTCGGTCATCCAAAGGAACAGCCCGATAACCATCTTCAGTTTCTTTAACTCGCGCCAATAAAGAAGGATTAGCTCTTTCCAAGATTAATTTAACTTCGCCTTCTGGGGAACGACGACGGCTACCTTCTTTAATAATTTTTACCAAAACGCGATCGCCGTTCCAAGCATTACTCAAATGACTTTCGCGGATATATACATCATCGGCAGTTTCGCTATCTTGGATTGCAAAACAAAATCCTTTACTCGAACAGCGCAGTTTAGCTTCGACGACATCCTCTTCATAAACGCGCCGATACTTACCTCGTTCTTTAATAATTACACCTATTTTCTCTAAAATATCCAGAGTCAAGTGTAACTTTTCCATACTATCTGAATCTTCGCAACCTAGTTTCTTCTCCAAAACTTTGCGAGCGACTAATTTTTCATCGCTGAAATTAGATAGTAATGTAGCGATTGAATACTCCATGTACAAAAATCCTTATTTTACTAAATCTCAACTAATTTGCTCTTGTCATCGATACCCGTGCGAGCGAAACCACAGAAATTTAAAGACGAGAAAACTTGAGAAATCAAGAAATGTAGCTACCTGTGTCAAGAGCGCGTCTATCTTGCTTGAGGAACAAAAACTGCTTCCCCAATTTGTCAACATTTGCACTAATAGATTTTTTCTCGCGATCGAGAGCCAAAATTTATAATTAGCCTTAACAGTTAGCCATAGAGCCGAAAAAATCTGCTCGCTCTCACTACGATCCTGACTTTCCACGACTAAATTCTGACTCTTCAATTTTGGGACTTTTGTCTTCATCCTTCCCTTTTTTTCTGTTGCTGTGCTTACCTATAGGTAGTTCTCACTTCATAACAGCTAGCAGTGGAGTGAATAGACCTGAAATTTGCCTTCTACTGCTAGCTGATAGAGTAAACGACCTCGCCGATTAGGGTCGAGGCTTTCAGTAGCCCTGAAGTTATCGTACAAGACAACAACTGCGAACCTCCAGGCTGGTTGAAAGAGCAGCCCCAAAGCGCAATTACTAATGAAGCATTAACGTCCGCATCCCCTTGATCTTGACATCGAGGATTTGTACACCGGAAAGATTTCCCACCTCTAATACCTAAATGCTTGCATTTATGACAGGTCTGACTGGTATAAGCGGGAGGGATAGCAATTACCTCTACTCCTTCTTTGATTCCCTTGTACTCTAAAAAACTCTGCAATCGATCAAAAGCCCAGGAATTAGACCGTCTTCTTTTGGTCTTACTCCTGGGCTTTTCGTTTGTTCGTTCGCGAATTCCGGTTAAGTCTTCAATTGCCACCAACGCTTGTTGATGTTTAGCTTTATCGATAATCGCCTTGCTAATGTTATAGTTCAGCCACGATTGGAATCTTCGCTCTCGTCCCGATAGCCGTTTCAAAATCTGCCGACAGCGAGGGCGAGTTGACCTTGTGCCTTGGGACGCTTTCTTTTGCAGAGAAGCTCGAACGTGGCTGAAGCGATCTCGTTTGTTTTGAATCTTCTTTCCAGACCAGGATTGTCCGGTACTAGTTGCGGCAATATCCCTTCTTCCAAAGTCCACACCAATTACCTTATCGGTTTTGACAGGTTTGGGTGCGTCATCTTTAATCTGGATATGGGCGTACCAATTTCCGTCACGATGCTGACCGATTTGGGCGGAAGTCGGATTCTTATCTTTGAGCTTACCTCGATGATAGGTACTAACTAGTAACGCCAGTTTCGTTCTTTTGCCAACAGTGCTAATGCTGATTAGCCAACCTTCTTCAATAAAGCGAAAGGTACGAGCGTCACACTCAAAGCTAGTTGGCTTAAATCCTCTGACTTTTCTGCCTTTGTGTTTGGCGCTTAGGCGATTAGCTGCTACTCGAGCGCTAGCTCGAACGACATGATTTGCTGATAAACCAAACTTAGCTTTAACTTCGTGGTAGCAAACAGCTTGGATAGAGTTGCGGTTGGTTAGTTTTGGATTGACTTCTGTATTAATCCAAGTGCAAGCGTCCGCAAAAGCGGTAGCTGTTTGAGATAACAACTGTTGTTGTTTCTCGTCTGCTTGTAGCTTGACAACTAAGGTTAATACTTGTTCCATGTCATCTAAAACTTCACGATTATGATTATAGTGTGTTTTCAAACCTTCGGGGCATCGAACCCCTTATTTTCAACTCCTATCCCTCCCTGCCCTTGAAGGGCAAGGCTTCTCGGAGCTTTTTCGGTGAGAGTCTGTTACGATCTCAAACAATGTTATTTTAGCTAGAAAGAGTACAATTAACCAACTAGAATTTTACTGACAGGTACAACAGATGAGTTAAACTCAAGAAGTTCAACTTTGAGAAGCCGATAAAGTGTTTGAAGTCGTACAACTTGTTTGGCACAATGGTAAAATCATTCCTCGCGAACAAGCAGCCCCCTCAATTGCCAGTCACTCTCTACATTTAGGCATTGGCGTCTTTGATGGTTTGAGAGCTTTTTGGAATGGCGATCGCTATTATATTCATGCTTTAGACGATCACCTCACGCGTCTGCAAGAAAATGCCAGAACGCTAGAAATGGAAATTCCTTGGTCGTTAAAAGAACTCAAAGCTGGGATTTGGACACTTTTAGCTGAAATTCCCCAAACCAATTACTATCTGCGACCAATTGTTTATCGAGGGCTACCCAAGATAACTATCAAGGAACGACAGAAGATGAAAGTTGATGTCTCGATTTTGGCTGTTACGGCTCCTCGTGATGTAATTAAACCTTTCAGGTGTCAAATTTCCCCTTTTGAGCGGGTTTCTAGCCGTGCCATACCAGTGAGGGCGAAGATCTGTGGTGCTTATGTTAACAGTTATTTAGTTCGCATCCAGGCGGAGGCATCAGGGTTTGATGAAGGAATTATGCTAGATCGAGAAGGAAAAATTACGGAAGCGGCTACTGCTAATCTTTTCTTTATCCAAGAGGATACAGTTGTTACTCCGGCACTTACTCCAGATATTTTCCCAGGAATTACTCGTTCAACTTTATTAAAAGTCGCTTCCTCTTTAGGAATTAAGGTTATTGAGCGAGATATTTATCCAGAGGCTTTGGGTGATTTTCAAGCAGTTTTCAGTTGTGCTACATTTTCAGAAGTTAGACCGATTATAACAATTGATTCTCATCAATATGATTCTCTAAATAATCCAATATTTCGGAAATTCTTAAAAGCATATCAGGAAATTACTTACCAGTAGGGGTGGCAAGAGCCAAATAACTGTTTGCCAAAAAAAACCGTTTCCACACTAACAGTTAACCTTTTTTCCACTCGGTAAGATCGCGTGACATAAATCAGCATTTTCAATTTGAGCGCGATCGCTTTCGGCTCGATTCAGATTCGCATAGCGAAGATTAGCATTAGTAAAATTAGCCTCGATCAAGTTACTACCTGTAAGATCCGCATTTTCGAGATTAGCATTTGCCAATTCCGCAAACTGCAAATTTGCTTCCGAAAGGTTAGCGCGCGTCAGATTAGCATCGATCAAATTAACTTCTGCTAAATTGCTACCACTAAAGTTAGCATCTTGTAAATTAGCTTCATTTAAATCCGCTTTTTCGAGATCCGCATCACGCAGATCGCTTCCTGAGAGATCCGCCGAAGTTAGACTAGCACCTCTGAGGTTAGCACCGCGCAAATCTGCACCACGCAAATTAGCATTACGAAACATCACCCCGCTTAAATTCGCTCCGCGCAGATCGGCATTTTCTAACTCTGCACCGACCAGATAAGCTCTATTTAAGTCAGCCCCAACTAAGTTAGCCCCAACTAAGTTAGATTCTCCCAAATAGATATTTCGCATATCCGCCCCAGAAAGATTAGCATTTTCTAAGTCATTACCGCTTAGGCTAATCATAAATAAATTCGCATTAGCTAAATAAGTGTTTCTCA
The genomic region above belongs to Oscillatoria salina IIICB1 and contains:
- a CDS encoding shikimate kinase — encoded protein: MTNLLQGLNVFIIGMMGTGKTTVGQVLAKQLGYRFFDTDVLIERVVGKTINEIFAVEGEKKFRDLESKVLEELSAYTKSAIATGGGIILRRKNWSYLHHGLIVWLDAPREILLERLAGDNTRPLLQQPDPGSKLQSLLEQRIPLYAQADLHIPITSEQTPEEIACAIVSKIPTVLKPEQLPQV
- a CDS encoding pentapeptide repeat-containing protein produces the protein MKKNWAIATVILAMGLATPVIAENLADVDRLRRSYLCPGCDLTGANLRGLNLSNNRADLSGSDLRGADLSQANLRGANLQDADLRNAYLGGTNLEYALLDGANLAQADLRATLLEGATLRNTYLANANLFMISLSGNDLENANLSGADMRNIYLGESNLVGANLVGADLNRAYLVGAELENADLRGANLSGVMFRNANLRGADLRGANLRGASLTSADLSGSDLRDADLEKADLNEANLQDANFSGSNLAEVNLIDANLTRANLSEANLQFAELANANLENADLTGSNLIEANFTNANLRYANLNRAESDRAQIENADLCHAILPSGKKVNC
- a CDS encoding RNA-guided endonuclease InsQ/TnpB family protein, with translation MEQVLTLVVKLQADEKQQQLLSQTATAFADACTWINTEVNPKLTNRNSIQAVCYHEVKAKFGLSANHVVRASARVAANRLSAKHKGRKVRGFKPTSFECDARTFRFIEEGWLISISTVGKRTKLALLVSTYHRGKLKDKNPTSAQIGQHRDGNWYAHIQIKDDAPKPVKTDKVIGVDFGRRDIAATSTGQSWSGKKIQNKRDRFSHVRASLQKKASQGTRSTRPRCRQILKRLSGRERRFQSWLNYNISKAIIDKAKHQQALVAIEDLTGIRERTNEKPRSKTKRRRSNSWAFDRLQSFLEYKGIKEGVEVIAIPPAYTSQTCHKCKHLGIRGGKSFRCTNPRCQDQGDADVNASLVIALWGCSFNQPGGSQLLSCTITSGLLKASTLIGEVVYSIS
- a CDS encoding LapA family protein, which produces MSAIQLVLTLLILGGIIVFLLQNWSPVLPLVFFGTQTVALPLAVWILLFAIAGILTSACLQVLNYRPRYKNDAGFREIKSEEPPSPRSPRRETTVSGSRGAEPNSMPPPSPPPQTNTDSDWIDDNDDWDLEEPPAQPTNPTSFKTSQADARFYEVKRQPQNISRTGSVYSYSYRDKEQTSSTPGEQQIVDAKYRVITPPLRENTYESVPEKKIDEEDWGFDEDELEP
- a CDS encoding aminotransferase class IV translates to MFEVVQLVWHNGKIIPREQAAPSIASHSLHLGIGVFDGLRAFWNGDRYYIHALDDHLTRLQENARTLEMEIPWSLKELKAGIWTLLAEIPQTNYYLRPIVYRGLPKITIKERQKMKVDVSILAVTAPRDVIKPFRCQISPFERVSSRAIPVRAKICGAYVNSYLVRIQAEASGFDEGIMLDREGKITEAATANLFFIQEDTVVTPALTPDIFPGITRSTLLKVASSLGIKVIERDIYPEALGDFQAVFSCATFSEVRPIITIDSHQYDSLNNPIFRKFLKAYQEITYQ
- a CDS encoding flavin prenyltransferase UbiX — encoded protein: MPKPLILGISGASGLIYAVRALKYLLEADYHIELVASKAAYLVWQAEQNIRMPPDPDEQEQFWRQQAAVENGGKLNCHRWGNVGANVASGSFRTLGMLVIPCSMSTVAKIAAGLSSDLLERAADVQIKEGGKLVLVPRETPLSLIHLRNLTSLAEVGVKIVPAIPAWYHNPQTIEDLVDFVVARALERLDIDCIPFQRWQG
- a CDS encoding ribonuclease R family protein, which encodes MEYSIATLLSNFSDEKLVARKVLEKKLGCEDSDSMEKLHLTLDILEKIGVIIKERGKYRRVYEEDVVEAKLRCSSKGFCFAIQDSETADDVYIRESHLSNAWNGDRVLVKIIKEGSRRRSPEGEVKLILERANPSLLARVKETEDGYRAVPLDDRLLFELILRQEEERLRQAVDHLVHVEVLRYPLAQNLPLGKVTRILGTDAEEAADTDIVCCKHDLPQSFPEKVIQAAEVLSGEWSKSETKSRLDLRKRLTLTLEPNLDLDSATGQWIENAFTLEKTDRGNWELGIHITDVAYYIKPNSELDREARKRGTAINLLDKIVPLFPPGVGHCCSLIPGEDRLTLSVFLIIDRAGQVTEFDIKPSIICVDRQISYKQAQSLLGRQEDVEDELSSAVKMLNELFFNLSPVIKARRQQRGSFEIDSENIPSLYKDEGRLGAIATSSSLPVQSLLTDAIVLVNRAVGNHLTSLELPGIYCHQSEPDLEELEDLIKLGNNLHLDLQLENEEEVSPQDYQRFTQQFAKSSVRKVLNHLLKLTLKPVIYSKKPSFHFGLAYEGGYTRCVSPGQRYADLLIQRVLHALFEKGRDRRHSRTKEGVNLGSSTCHDRINWNILPTEVQDELAEQLWSVIPHLNDCEKEAHDAEKDLEGLKKAERMKECTGHIFSGLITGVQSYGFFVEIEDHLVEGLVHVSSLKDDWYEYRSRYACLVGRKNRTAYRLGDRVEVEVKSVDYYRQQIDLVTVRGGSNANFEDWEED